The following are encoded together in the Nocardioides okcheonensis genome:
- a CDS encoding dihydrolipoyl dehydrogenase family protein, whose protein sequence is MTTPSKQDVREFDVVVLGGGPAGENAAQYAVEGTGMTAAIVEAELLGGECSYWACMPSKALLRPVAVADLTGDLPGVSTAHVAPKALLERRDAWVSHYDDAGQASWAEGAGLTVLRGHGRLTGERTVSVTSADGTTTVRARRAVVLASGSVARVPDLYADVQAWDSRDATGVVEVPDRLAVVGGGVVACEAAVWMTALGSQVTLLVRDRRLLGRVEPFASDAVLEGLRERGVTVHLGVEVTGVRRDAAEATGTGRVHGGTVTLATSTGEVEADELLLAIGRSPRLHDVGLDAVGLTADDVTGGQLPEWLHAVGDASGGPPLTHWGKHQARVVGARIAAAAADEVAWEPDREAPVPQVVFTEPEVASVGMTEAQARDAGHDVVTSRVPTSSAAGTGLLRDHVVGDAQIVVDSRSRLLLGATFVGPEAGELVHAATVAITGGVPVHVLRHAVASYPTAAELWLRLLEELPRELRVPPTLAG, encoded by the coding sequence ATGACGACCCCTTCCAAGCAGGACGTCCGGGAGTTCGACGTGGTGGTCCTCGGCGGTGGACCCGCCGGCGAGAACGCCGCGCAGTACGCCGTCGAGGGCACCGGCATGACGGCCGCGATCGTGGAGGCCGAGCTGCTCGGCGGGGAGTGCAGCTACTGGGCGTGCATGCCCAGCAAGGCGCTGCTGCGACCCGTGGCCGTCGCCGACCTGACCGGCGACCTGCCCGGCGTCTCGACCGCCCACGTCGCGCCGAAGGCGCTGCTCGAGCGCCGCGACGCGTGGGTGTCGCACTACGACGACGCCGGCCAGGCCTCGTGGGCGGAGGGCGCCGGACTGACCGTGCTGCGCGGCCATGGCCGGCTCACGGGTGAGCGCACCGTGTCGGTCACCTCTGCGGACGGCACGACCACCGTCCGCGCCCGGCGCGCCGTCGTGCTCGCCTCCGGCAGCGTGGCGCGCGTGCCCGACCTCTACGCCGACGTGCAGGCGTGGGACTCCCGCGACGCCACCGGCGTGGTCGAGGTCCCCGACCGGCTCGCGGTCGTGGGCGGCGGGGTCGTGGCGTGCGAGGCCGCCGTCTGGATGACCGCCCTCGGCTCGCAGGTCACGCTGCTGGTCCGTGACCGGCGGCTGCTCGGCCGCGTCGAGCCCTTCGCCTCCGACGCCGTCCTCGAGGGCCTGCGCGAGCGCGGCGTGACGGTGCACCTCGGCGTCGAGGTGACCGGCGTACGCCGGGACGCCGCGGAGGCGACCGGCACGGGGCGGGTCCACGGCGGGACCGTCACGCTCGCCACGTCGACCGGTGAGGTCGAGGCCGACGAGCTGCTGCTCGCGATCGGGCGCTCGCCCCGCCTGCACGACGTCGGGCTCGACGCGGTCGGCCTCACCGCCGACGACGTCACCGGCGGACAGCTCCCCGAGTGGCTGCACGCCGTCGGCGACGCGAGCGGCGGGCCGCCGCTGACCCACTGGGGCAAGCACCAGGCGCGGGTGGTCGGCGCGCGGATCGCCGCGGCGGCCGCCGACGAGGTGGCGTGGGAGCCGGACCGCGAGGCGCCCGTGCCGCAGGTCGTGTTCACCGAGCCGGAGGTCGCCTCCGTCGGGATGACCGAGGCGCAGGCCCGTGACGCCGGGCACGACGTGGTCACCTCGCGGGTGCCGACCTCGTCGGCCGCCGGCACCGGCCTGCTGCGCGACCACGTCGTCGGCGACGCCCAGATCGTGGTCGACTCCCGGTCGCGGCTACTGCTCGGCGCCACGTTCGTCGGCCCGGAGGCGGGCGAGCTGGTCCACGCCGCGACCGTCGCGATCACCGGGGGCGTGCCGGTCCACGTGCTGCGCCACGCCGTCGCGTCGTACCCCACCGCCGCCGAGCTGTGGCTGCGGCTGCTCGAGGAGCTGCCCCGCGAGCTCCGGGTCCCGCCCACCCTCGCTGGTTGA
- a CDS encoding TerC family protein, whose amino-acid sequence MSSIASPTLWFITIGVVLALLVVDFIATRKPHEVSMKEAIGWSAFYVALPLAFGLYVWSAHGGDRGLEYYTGYLVEKTLSVDNLFVFMLLLAAFAVPEVLKQRVLLYGIVGALVLRGIFIALGAAALSRFDWVFLIFGLILLATGVKLLRDAIKGQEHEVEVSEMRVVKVVRRLMPVTDDYEGAKLTVVKNGARALTPFALVTIAVFATDVVFAVDSVPAVYGITGDPYLVFVTNAFALLGLRALYFVLEGALGALEHLSYGLAAILGFIGFKLVLHWAHLVWPSVPDVPTLMSLFVIVGILAITVTTSLIANKRKKASRSDEAVGTH is encoded by the coding sequence ATGTCGTCCATCGCTTCACCCACCCTGTGGTTCATCACCATCGGTGTGGTGCTGGCCCTGCTGGTCGTCGACTTCATCGCCACGCGCAAGCCGCACGAGGTGTCGATGAAGGAGGCCATCGGCTGGTCCGCGTTCTACGTCGCGCTGCCCCTGGCCTTCGGCCTCTACGTCTGGTCCGCCCACGGCGGTGACCGCGGGCTGGAGTACTACACGGGCTACCTCGTCGAGAAGACGCTGAGCGTCGACAACCTCTTCGTCTTCATGCTGCTGCTCGCGGCCTTCGCGGTCCCGGAGGTGCTCAAGCAGCGGGTGCTGCTCTACGGCATCGTCGGCGCGCTGGTGCTGCGCGGCATCTTCATCGCGCTCGGCGCTGCCGCGCTGTCCCGCTTCGACTGGGTGTTCCTCATCTTCGGCCTGATCCTGCTCGCCACCGGCGTCAAGCTGCTGCGTGACGCGATCAAGGGCCAGGAGCACGAGGTCGAGGTCTCCGAGATGCGCGTGGTCAAGGTGGTCCGCCGCCTGATGCCCGTCACCGACGACTACGAGGGCGCCAAGCTCACCGTCGTGAAGAACGGCGCCCGCGCGCTCACCCCGTTCGCCCTGGTCACGATCGCCGTGTTCGCCACCGACGTGGTCTTCGCGGTCGACTCGGTCCCCGCGGTCTACGGCATCACCGGTGACCCGTACCTCGTCTTCGTGACCAACGCCTTCGCGCTGCTCGGCCTCCGCGCGCTCTACTTCGTGCTCGAGGGTGCGCTGGGCGCGCTGGAGCACCTGTCCTACGGCCTCGCCGCGATCCTGGGCTTCATCGGCTTCAAGCTGGTCCTGCACTGGGCCCACCTGGTGTGGCCGTCGGTCCCCGACGTGCCGACCCTGATGTCGCTGTTCGTGATCGTCGGCATCCTCGCGATCACCGTCACCACCAGCCTGATCGCCAACAAGCGCAAGAAGGCGTCGCGCTCCGACGAGGCCGTCGGCACGCACTGA
- a CDS encoding endo alpha-1,4 polygalactosaminidase codes for MRRVLATLVGALLAVPAVAHAEPTPLPVGTDVDYQLGGPAYVPDNVGIVVRDRTETPAPGAYNICYVNGFQTQPGARRSWLARRDLLLQGADGRLVEDEAWGEWLLDIRTPAKRQRLARIVGRWTAGCARDGFDAVEYDNLDSFTRSGGLLRARQATAYARLLVAGAHDAGLAAGQKNRAGWDGTRVGFDFAVAEECGRYDECGAYTDVYGDQVLAVEYRVRDFDRTCADVGDRLAVVLRDRDLTPDGVRRWC; via the coding sequence GTGCGCCGCGTCCTCGCGACCCTCGTCGGCGCCCTGCTGGCCGTCCCGGCGGTCGCCCACGCGGAGCCGACGCCCCTGCCCGTCGGGACCGACGTCGACTACCAGCTCGGCGGCCCGGCCTACGTGCCCGACAACGTCGGCATCGTGGTGCGCGACCGCACGGAGACGCCCGCCCCGGGCGCCTACAACATCTGCTACGTCAACGGCTTCCAGACCCAGCCCGGCGCGCGGCGCTCGTGGCTCGCGCGCCGCGACCTGCTCCTGCAGGGCGCGGACGGCCGCCTCGTCGAGGACGAGGCCTGGGGCGAGTGGCTGCTCGACATCCGCACGCCCGCGAAGCGGCAGCGGCTGGCCAGGATCGTGGGCCGCTGGACCGCGGGCTGCGCGCGCGACGGCTTCGACGCCGTGGAGTACGACAACCTCGACTCCTTCACCCGCAGCGGCGGGCTGCTGCGGGCCCGGCAGGCGACGGCCTACGCCCGGCTGCTCGTCGCCGGGGCGCACGACGCGGGCCTGGCCGCCGGGCAGAAGAACCGCGCCGGCTGGGACGGCACGCGGGTCGGCTTCGACTTCGCGGTGGCCGAGGAGTGCGGGCGCTACGACGAGTGCGGCGCCTACACCGACGTCTACGGCGACCAGGTGCTGGCCGTGGAGTACCGCGTCCGCGACTTCGACCGCACCTGCGCCGACGTCGGCGACCGGCTCGCGGTGGTGCTGCGCGACCGCGACCTCACGCCGGACGGCGTACGCCGCTGGTGCTGA
- a CDS encoding LysE family translocator has protein sequence MPSSSQWIAFLVASILFIQVPGPSLLFTIGRALTVGRREALLSVVGNALGLVVQVALVAVGLGAVVAASATAYTVVKVLGAGYVVWLGVQAIRHRADARVAMLTATPVRRGHPVRIGFTVGATNPKTIVFFVAFLPQFTDPGGAVAAQTMMLGLVFGVMAAASDSLWALAAGAARTWFARRPTRLDALSATGGTMMIGLGATMLTVD, from the coding sequence ATGCCGTCGTCGAGCCAGTGGATCGCCTTTCTCGTCGCGTCGATCCTCTTCATCCAGGTGCCGGGTCCGAGCCTGCTGTTCACCATCGGTCGCGCCCTGACGGTCGGGCGGCGCGAGGCGCTGCTGTCGGTCGTCGGCAACGCGCTCGGCCTCGTGGTGCAGGTCGCCCTGGTCGCGGTGGGCCTCGGCGCGGTCGTGGCGGCCAGCGCGACGGCGTACACCGTGGTCAAGGTGCTCGGCGCCGGCTACGTCGTGTGGCTCGGGGTGCAGGCCATCCGGCACCGCGCCGACGCGCGGGTGGCGATGCTGACGGCGACCCCGGTCCGCCGGGGCCACCCGGTGCGGATCGGCTTCACCGTCGGCGCGACCAACCCCAAGACGATCGTCTTCTTCGTGGCCTTCCTGCCGCAGTTCACCGACCCGGGCGGCGCGGTCGCGGCGCAGACGATGATGCTCGGGCTGGTCTTCGGCGTGATGGCCGCCGCGTCGGACAGCCTCTGGGCGCTGGCCGCGGGCGCGGCCCGCACCTGGTTCGCCCGCAGGCCCACCCGGCTCGACGCGCTGAGCGCGACCGGCGGCACGATGATGATCGGTCTCGGCGCCACGATGCTGACGGTGGACTGA
- a CDS encoding DUF2087 domain-containing protein, translated as MTKDSDVKQVVRARMARTGETYTAARAAVLATPDPRAQAYAAARAEQERLVGRLFADGRIERVPARRKVRAAVLLEVLARFEPGRTYSEKEVNEVLLGVHEDFAYLRRELVNYHYLRREDGRYRTAAAAPQRTAQQRQEIPAWEEHWLPGFLAGRASGQ; from the coding sequence ATGACGAAGGACAGCGACGTCAAGCAGGTCGTGCGCGCCCGGATGGCGCGGACCGGGGAGACCTACACGGCCGCGCGCGCGGCGGTGCTCGCGACGCCGGACCCGCGCGCACAGGCGTACGCCGCCGCCCGCGCGGAGCAGGAGCGGCTGGTCGGCCGGCTCTTCGCCGACGGGCGCATCGAGCGGGTCCCGGCGAGGCGCAAGGTGCGCGCCGCGGTGCTGCTGGAGGTGCTGGCGCGGTTCGAGCCGGGTCGCACGTACTCCGAGAAGGAGGTCAACGAGGTGCTGCTCGGCGTGCACGAGGACTTCGCCTACCTGCGCCGCGAGCTGGTGAACTACCACTACCTCCGGCGCGAGGACGGCCGCTACCGCACCGCGGCGGCCGCGCCGCAGCGTACGGCCCAGCAGCGCCAGGAGATCCCGGCGTGGGAGGAGCACTGGCTGCCCGGCTTCCTCGCCGGTCGTGCCTCTGGTCAGTGA
- a CDS encoding UBP-type zinc finger domain-containing protein, translating to MSTAAPEGIDPSVPPSGTGCVECEEAGGWWVHLRRCAQCGHVGCCDSSPGQHATAHFRATGHPVMQSFEPGEDWFWDFAREVGLEGPRLADPQAHPADQPVPGPAGRVPSDWRDQAR from the coding sequence ATGAGCACCGCTGCCCCCGAGGGCATCGACCCCTCCGTCCCCCCGTCCGGCACCGGCTGCGTGGAGTGCGAGGAGGCGGGCGGCTGGTGGGTGCACCTGCGCCGCTGCGCGCAGTGCGGCCACGTCGGGTGCTGCGACAGCAGCCCCGGCCAGCACGCCACCGCCCACTTCCGCGCGACCGGCCACCCCGTCATGCAGAGCTTCGAGCCCGGCGAGGACTGGTTCTGGGACTTCGCCCGCGAGGTCGGCCTCGAGGGTCCACGCCTCGCCGACCCGCAGGCGCACCCCGCCGACCAGCCGGTGCCCGGCCCGGCGGGCCGGGTCCCGTCCGACTGGCGGGACCAGGCCCGCTGA
- a CDS encoding glycerophosphodiester phosphodiesterase family protein, translating into MRRAPRIRRARPPRDRPQVVAHRGSSHDTPEHTLAAYVKALDEGAEALECDVRLTADGHLVCVHDRDLRRTASTPGLVSTMNLAELDELDFASWKNPWAELDDESPTTDPERGRVLTLRRLLETVADYDRHVEMAIETKHPTRYGGLVERRLVDTLGDFGWDRAGSPARVMSFSLNAMNRVKKLAPDLDVVMLVDKAHHWPVLRPVVGDDWIIGPGVEELRDHPGLGRHLVKAGREIHVWTVNTAEDLQVCLDLGVTAVISDRPAYMLDLLGA; encoded by the coding sequence ATGCGTCGTGCACCGCGCATCCGCCGCGCCCGCCCGCCCCGCGACCGTCCGCAGGTGGTCGCCCACCGCGGCAGCAGCCATGACACGCCCGAGCACACGCTGGCGGCCTACGTGAAGGCGCTCGACGAGGGCGCGGAGGCGCTCGAGTGCGACGTCCGGCTCACGGCCGACGGCCACCTCGTCTGCGTCCACGACCGCGACCTGCGGCGTACGGCGTCGACGCCGGGGCTGGTCTCGACGATGAACCTGGCCGAGCTCGACGAGCTCGACTTCGCGTCGTGGAAAAACCCGTGGGCCGAGCTCGACGACGAGTCGCCCACCACCGACCCCGAGCGCGGGCGCGTGCTGACGCTGCGCAGGCTGCTCGAGACCGTGGCCGACTACGACCGGCACGTCGAGATGGCGATCGAGACCAAGCACCCCACCCGCTACGGCGGACTGGTCGAGCGGCGCCTGGTCGACACGCTCGGCGACTTCGGCTGGGACCGCGCCGGGTCGCCGGCCCGGGTGATGAGCTTCTCGCTCAACGCGATGAACCGCGTGAAGAAGCTCGCCCCCGACCTCGACGTGGTGATGCTGGTGGACAAGGCCCACCACTGGCCGGTGCTGCGGCCGGTGGTCGGCGACGACTGGATCATCGGGCCGGGCGTCGAGGAGCTGCGCGACCACCCGGGTCTCGGGCGCCACCTGGTGAAGGCGGGCCGCGAGATCCACGTCTGGACGGTCAACACCGCCGAGGACCTGCAGGTCTGCCTCGACCTCGGGGTGACCGCGGTGATCTCCGACCGGCCGGCCTACATGCTCGACCTGCTCGGCGCCTAG